A window from Salinibaculum sp. SYNS191 encodes these proteins:
- a CDS encoding ParA family protein: MTDTNTARITVANQKGGAGKTTDVIHTGGALSARGHDVLLVDIDYHGGLTCSLGYNDLYYDTDRTTLFDVLDFDQMESVNDIIVEHEEFDILPASEKLANNKNIQTLLEAPKSRERLEMTLDELKKDYDYIIVDTPPSLNVLTDNALVATGNVVIPVIPEKLNANSLQIFAKQLSSLEQAYGDINRLAIVCNRVEQNAEHRDTIEEIKSAYSLPVFEIPKRTDLSQSIGEGVSVFGFGKENQRVEDARDLFNEIADLFDEKFEKTAPEEVKA, translated from the coding sequence ATGACCGACACCAATACCGCACGAATCACGGTGGCGAATCAGAAGGGAGGCGCGGGGAAGACAACCGACGTTATTCATACTGGCGGCGCACTCTCCGCCCGAGGCCACGATGTCCTCTTGGTCGATATCGACTATCACGGAGGGCTCACCTGCTCACTTGGCTACAACGATCTGTACTACGACACCGACCGCACAACGCTGTTCGACGTCCTCGACTTCGATCAGATGGAGTCGGTGAACGACATCATCGTCGAGCACGAGGAATTCGACATCCTTCCCGCGAGCGAGAAGCTCGCGAACAACAAGAACATCCAGACGCTGCTTGAGGCGCCGAAGAGTCGCGAGCGGTTGGAGATGACTCTCGACGAGCTCAAAAAGGACTACGACTACATCATTGTCGACACGCCGCCATCCCTGAACGTCCTCACTGACAACGCTCTCGTCGCGACCGGCAACGTCGTCATCCCCGTCATTCCCGAGAAGCTCAACGCCAACAGCCTCCAGATTTTCGCAAAGCAGCTGAGCTCCCTCGAACAGGCGTACGGAGACATCAATCGGCTCGCAATTGTTTGTAACCGCGTCGAGCAGAACGCTGAACACCGCGACACCATCGAGGAGATCAAGTCGGCGTACTCCCTCCCAGTGTTCGAGATTCCGAAGCGGACCGACCTCTCCCAGTCGATTGGCGAGGGGGTGTCCGTCTTCGGATTCGGCAAAGAGAACCAGCGCGTCGAGGATGCACGTGACCTGTTCAACGAGATCGCCGACCTGTTCGACGAGAAGTTCGAGAAGACCGCGCCTGAGGAGGTGAAAGCATGA